In a genomic window of Amblyomma americanum isolate KBUSLIRL-KWMA chromosome 4, ASM5285725v1, whole genome shotgun sequence:
- the ZnT49B gene encoding solute carrier family 30 member 9 isoform X4: MVKRRSPYEDAPPLTVYLRRDVETKALEVWGSYEGLQKEHEKRRREEQKYRESMSNVKSILKEYQRAERASQEAKRREQILQGSGRVVHTAVVINGLNFAFKSIAWLYTGSHSMFAEAIHSLSDTCNQLLLAFGIHKSIQQANPDHPYGYHNMRYVSSLISGVGVFFFGAGLAWYHGIKGLLHPEQLESLYWAFFILGGSLISEGGTFLVAFNEVKKGARREKMTMLEYVRRSRDPSVNVVLLEDMAAVLGVTVAAACMGLATHLGDPMYDAIGSLIIGTLLGSVAAFIVYSNSVALVGRSIPFDAMQQINKELENDVMIRAIHDVKATDMGNYVVRYKAEIDIDGRELTRSYLDTQDMELLLEEVMNIETIEQLEAFMLKHGENIVDLLGAQVDRIESNLKKRHPEVRHVDLEVL; the protein is encoded by the exons ATGGTTAAGCGGAGGAGTCCATATGAAGACGCGCCACCACTGACTGTGTACTTGCGCCGTGACGTTGAAACTAA GGCATTAGAAGTCTGGGGATCATACGAAGGCTTGCAGAAGGAGCATGAAAAAAGGCGTAGGGAAGAACAGAAATACCGAGAGA GCATGTCCAATGTCAAGAGCATTTTGAAGGAGTACCAACGAGCTGAAAGAGCAAGTCAGGAGGCTAAG AGGAGAGAACAAATCCTTCAAGGTTCAGGACGAGTGGTGCACACAGCTGTGGTGAT AAatggcctaaattttgccttcaAAAGCATAGCCTGGCTGTACACAGGGTCACACAGCATGTTCGCTGAAGCCATCCACTCTTTGTCAGACACGTGCAACCAG CTGCTCCTGGCTTTTGGAATACACAAGTCCATCCAGCAAGCCAATCCAGATCACCC TTATGGCTACCACAACATGCGGTATGTTTCATCGCTCATCAGTGGAGTGGGCGTGTTTTTCTTTGGGGCTGGCCTTGCGTGGTACCATGGCATCAAGGGGCTGCTACACCCTGAGCAGCTTGAGTCGCTCTACTGG GCCTTCTTTATTCTTGGTGGCTCGCTCATCTCAGAAGGAG GGACATTTCTGGTGGCCTTCAATGAAGTGAAGAAAGGTGCCCGGCGGGAGAAGATGACCATGCTGGAATATG TGCGCCGTAGCCGTGACCCCAGTGTTAATGTGGTGCTGCTGGAGGACATGGCAGCCGTGCTGGGGGTCACTGTAGCAGCTGCCTGCATGGGACTGGCCACTCACCTCGGGGACCCCATGTATGACGCCATTGGCTCGCTCATCATCGGCACGCTGCTGGGCTCGGTCGCTGCCTTCATTGTCTACTCCAACTCGGTTGCACTGGTCGGGCGTTCCATTCCTTTCGATGCCATGCAGCAGATCAACAAGGAGCTTGAGAACGATGTCATGATCAG GGCCATTCATGATGTGAAAGCCACAGACATGGGAAACTATGTTGTGCGCTACAAAGCTGAAATTGACATAGATGGGCGTGAGCTCACAAGGTCTTACCTAGACACACAGGATATGGAGCTTCTTCTGGAA GAAGTTATGAACATAGAGACCATTGAACAGTTGGAAGCTTTCATGTTGAAACATGGTGAGAACATTGTGGACCTCTTAGGGGCACAGGTGGACAGAATTGAAAGCAACTTAAAG
- the ZnT49B gene encoding solute carrier family 30 member 9 isoform X1, translated as MVIPWASICAPRSCCCFKETRHISRLSRQMRFLHVRPSLDRNGVLFFCGSRKARPNRRMCDNFMRPLLVQHARCLGNSTDDGKEQPPMSEVQATIVKAVSGHRRKVDVTKDYTERNFVTPVRAMSDYLLKPSDLEGLRMVKRRSPYEDAPPLTVYLRRDVETKALEVWGSYEGLQKEHEKRRREEQKYRESMSNVKSILKEYQRAERASQEAKRREQILQGSGRVVHTAVVINGLNFAFKSIAWLYTGSHSMFAEAIHSLSDTCNQLLLAFGIHKSIQQANPDHPYGYHNMRYVSSLISGVGVFFFGAGLAWYHGIKGLLHPEQLESLYWAFFILGGSLISEGGTFLVAFNEVKKGARREKMTMLEYVRRSRDPSVNVVLLEDMAAVLGVTVAAACMGLATHLGDPMYDAIGSLIIGTLLGSVAAFIVYSNSVALVGRSIPFDAMQQINKELENDVMIRAIHDVKATDMGNYVVRYKAEIDIDGRELTRSYLDTQDMELLLEEVMNIETIEQLEAFMLKHGENIVDLLGAQVDRIESNLKKRHPEVRHVDLEVL; from the exons CTCCACGTCCGGCCAAGCCTTGACAGAAACG GTGTTCTGTTCTTTTGCGGAAGCAGAAAAGCGCGACCAAATAGACGGATGTGTGACAACTTCATGAGGCCACTGCTTGTTCAGCACGCCCGCTGCTTGGGAAACTCCACTGACGATGGCAAGGAACAACCGCCGATGTCCGAAGTTCAAGCGACCATAGTTAAGG CTGTCAGTGGCCATCGTCGAAAAGTGGATGTGACGAAGGACTACACGGAGCGCAACTTTGTGACACCAGTACGTGCTATGAGTGATTATCTGTTGAAACCAAG TGACTTGGAAGGACTGCGCATGGTTAAGCGGAGGAGTCCATATGAAGACGCGCCACCACTGACTGTGTACTTGCGCCGTGACGTTGAAACTAA GGCATTAGAAGTCTGGGGATCATACGAAGGCTTGCAGAAGGAGCATGAAAAAAGGCGTAGGGAAGAACAGAAATACCGAGAGA GCATGTCCAATGTCAAGAGCATTTTGAAGGAGTACCAACGAGCTGAAAGAGCAAGTCAGGAGGCTAAG AGGAGAGAACAAATCCTTCAAGGTTCAGGACGAGTGGTGCACACAGCTGTGGTGAT AAatggcctaaattttgccttcaAAAGCATAGCCTGGCTGTACACAGGGTCACACAGCATGTTCGCTGAAGCCATCCACTCTTTGTCAGACACGTGCAACCAG CTGCTCCTGGCTTTTGGAATACACAAGTCCATCCAGCAAGCCAATCCAGATCACCC TTATGGCTACCACAACATGCGGTATGTTTCATCGCTCATCAGTGGAGTGGGCGTGTTTTTCTTTGGGGCTGGCCTTGCGTGGTACCATGGCATCAAGGGGCTGCTACACCCTGAGCAGCTTGAGTCGCTCTACTGG GCCTTCTTTATTCTTGGTGGCTCGCTCATCTCAGAAGGAG GGACATTTCTGGTGGCCTTCAATGAAGTGAAGAAAGGTGCCCGGCGGGAGAAGATGACCATGCTGGAATATG TGCGCCGTAGCCGTGACCCCAGTGTTAATGTGGTGCTGCTGGAGGACATGGCAGCCGTGCTGGGGGTCACTGTAGCAGCTGCCTGCATGGGACTGGCCACTCACCTCGGGGACCCCATGTATGACGCCATTGGCTCGCTCATCATCGGCACGCTGCTGGGCTCGGTCGCTGCCTTCATTGTCTACTCCAACTCGGTTGCACTGGTCGGGCGTTCCATTCCTTTCGATGCCATGCAGCAGATCAACAAGGAGCTTGAGAACGATGTCATGATCAG GGCCATTCATGATGTGAAAGCCACAGACATGGGAAACTATGTTGTGCGCTACAAAGCTGAAATTGACATAGATGGGCGTGAGCTCACAAGGTCTTACCTAGACACACAGGATATGGAGCTTCTTCTGGAA GAAGTTATGAACATAGAGACCATTGAACAGTTGGAAGCTTTCATGTTGAAACATGGTGAGAACATTGTGGACCTCTTAGGGGCACAGGTGGACAGAATTGAAAGCAACTTAAAG
- the ZnT49B gene encoding solute carrier family 30 member 9 isoform X3, whose product MSEVQATIVKAVSGHRRKVDVTKDYTERNFVTPVRAMSDYLLKPSDLEGLRMVKRRSPYEDAPPLTVYLRRDVETKALEVWGSYEGLQKEHEKRRREEQKYRESMSNVKSILKEYQRAERASQEAKRREQILQGSGRVVHTAVVINGLNFAFKSIAWLYTGSHSMFAEAIHSLSDTCNQLLLAFGIHKSIQQANPDHPYGYHNMRYVSSLISGVGVFFFGAGLAWYHGIKGLLHPEQLESLYWAFFILGGSLISEGGTFLVAFNEVKKGARREKMTMLEYVRRSRDPSVNVVLLEDMAAVLGVTVAAACMGLATHLGDPMYDAIGSLIIGTLLGSVAAFIVYSNSVALVGRSIPFDAMQQINKELENDVMIRAIHDVKATDMGNYVVRYKAEIDIDGRELTRSYLDTQDMELLLEEVMNIETIEQLEAFMLKHGENIVDLLGAQVDRIESNLKKRHPEVRHVDLEVL is encoded by the exons ATGTCCGAAGTTCAAGCGACCATAGTTAAGG CTGTCAGTGGCCATCGTCGAAAAGTGGATGTGACGAAGGACTACACGGAGCGCAACTTTGTGACACCAGTACGTGCTATGAGTGATTATCTGTTGAAACCAAG TGACTTGGAAGGACTGCGCATGGTTAAGCGGAGGAGTCCATATGAAGACGCGCCACCACTGACTGTGTACTTGCGCCGTGACGTTGAAACTAA GGCATTAGAAGTCTGGGGATCATACGAAGGCTTGCAGAAGGAGCATGAAAAAAGGCGTAGGGAAGAACAGAAATACCGAGAGA GCATGTCCAATGTCAAGAGCATTTTGAAGGAGTACCAACGAGCTGAAAGAGCAAGTCAGGAGGCTAAG AGGAGAGAACAAATCCTTCAAGGTTCAGGACGAGTGGTGCACACAGCTGTGGTGAT AAatggcctaaattttgccttcaAAAGCATAGCCTGGCTGTACACAGGGTCACACAGCATGTTCGCTGAAGCCATCCACTCTTTGTCAGACACGTGCAACCAG CTGCTCCTGGCTTTTGGAATACACAAGTCCATCCAGCAAGCCAATCCAGATCACCC TTATGGCTACCACAACATGCGGTATGTTTCATCGCTCATCAGTGGAGTGGGCGTGTTTTTCTTTGGGGCTGGCCTTGCGTGGTACCATGGCATCAAGGGGCTGCTACACCCTGAGCAGCTTGAGTCGCTCTACTGG GCCTTCTTTATTCTTGGTGGCTCGCTCATCTCAGAAGGAG GGACATTTCTGGTGGCCTTCAATGAAGTGAAGAAAGGTGCCCGGCGGGAGAAGATGACCATGCTGGAATATG TGCGCCGTAGCCGTGACCCCAGTGTTAATGTGGTGCTGCTGGAGGACATGGCAGCCGTGCTGGGGGTCACTGTAGCAGCTGCCTGCATGGGACTGGCCACTCACCTCGGGGACCCCATGTATGACGCCATTGGCTCGCTCATCATCGGCACGCTGCTGGGCTCGGTCGCTGCCTTCATTGTCTACTCCAACTCGGTTGCACTGGTCGGGCGTTCCATTCCTTTCGATGCCATGCAGCAGATCAACAAGGAGCTTGAGAACGATGTCATGATCAG GGCCATTCATGATGTGAAAGCCACAGACATGGGAAACTATGTTGTGCGCTACAAAGCTGAAATTGACATAGATGGGCGTGAGCTCACAAGGTCTTACCTAGACACACAGGATATGGAGCTTCTTCTGGAA GAAGTTATGAACATAGAGACCATTGAACAGTTGGAAGCTTTCATGTTGAAACATGGTGAGAACATTGTGGACCTCTTAGGGGCACAGGTGGACAGAATTGAAAGCAACTTAAAG
- the ZnT49B gene encoding solute carrier family 30 member 9 isoform X2: MCDNFMRPLLVQHARCLGNSTDDGKEQPPMSEVQATIVKAVSGHRRKVDVTKDYTERNFVTPVRAMSDYLLKPSDLEGLRMVKRRSPYEDAPPLTVYLRRDVETKALEVWGSYEGLQKEHEKRRREEQKYRESMSNVKSILKEYQRAERASQEAKRREQILQGSGRVVHTAVVINGLNFAFKSIAWLYTGSHSMFAEAIHSLSDTCNQLLLAFGIHKSIQQANPDHPYGYHNMRYVSSLISGVGVFFFGAGLAWYHGIKGLLHPEQLESLYWAFFILGGSLISEGGTFLVAFNEVKKGARREKMTMLEYVRRSRDPSVNVVLLEDMAAVLGVTVAAACMGLATHLGDPMYDAIGSLIIGTLLGSVAAFIVYSNSVALVGRSIPFDAMQQINKELENDVMIRAIHDVKATDMGNYVVRYKAEIDIDGRELTRSYLDTQDMELLLEEVMNIETIEQLEAFMLKHGENIVDLLGAQVDRIESNLKKRHPEVRHVDLEVL; the protein is encoded by the exons ATGTGTGACAACTTCATGAGGCCACTGCTTGTTCAGCACGCCCGCTGCTTGGGAAACTCCACTGACGATGGCAAGGAACAACCGCCGATGTCCGAAGTTCAAGCGACCATAGTTAAGG CTGTCAGTGGCCATCGTCGAAAAGTGGATGTGACGAAGGACTACACGGAGCGCAACTTTGTGACACCAGTACGTGCTATGAGTGATTATCTGTTGAAACCAAG TGACTTGGAAGGACTGCGCATGGTTAAGCGGAGGAGTCCATATGAAGACGCGCCACCACTGACTGTGTACTTGCGCCGTGACGTTGAAACTAA GGCATTAGAAGTCTGGGGATCATACGAAGGCTTGCAGAAGGAGCATGAAAAAAGGCGTAGGGAAGAACAGAAATACCGAGAGA GCATGTCCAATGTCAAGAGCATTTTGAAGGAGTACCAACGAGCTGAAAGAGCAAGTCAGGAGGCTAAG AGGAGAGAACAAATCCTTCAAGGTTCAGGACGAGTGGTGCACACAGCTGTGGTGAT AAatggcctaaattttgccttcaAAAGCATAGCCTGGCTGTACACAGGGTCACACAGCATGTTCGCTGAAGCCATCCACTCTTTGTCAGACACGTGCAACCAG CTGCTCCTGGCTTTTGGAATACACAAGTCCATCCAGCAAGCCAATCCAGATCACCC TTATGGCTACCACAACATGCGGTATGTTTCATCGCTCATCAGTGGAGTGGGCGTGTTTTTCTTTGGGGCTGGCCTTGCGTGGTACCATGGCATCAAGGGGCTGCTACACCCTGAGCAGCTTGAGTCGCTCTACTGG GCCTTCTTTATTCTTGGTGGCTCGCTCATCTCAGAAGGAG GGACATTTCTGGTGGCCTTCAATGAAGTGAAGAAAGGTGCCCGGCGGGAGAAGATGACCATGCTGGAATATG TGCGCCGTAGCCGTGACCCCAGTGTTAATGTGGTGCTGCTGGAGGACATGGCAGCCGTGCTGGGGGTCACTGTAGCAGCTGCCTGCATGGGACTGGCCACTCACCTCGGGGACCCCATGTATGACGCCATTGGCTCGCTCATCATCGGCACGCTGCTGGGCTCGGTCGCTGCCTTCATTGTCTACTCCAACTCGGTTGCACTGGTCGGGCGTTCCATTCCTTTCGATGCCATGCAGCAGATCAACAAGGAGCTTGAGAACGATGTCATGATCAG GGCCATTCATGATGTGAAAGCCACAGACATGGGAAACTATGTTGTGCGCTACAAAGCTGAAATTGACATAGATGGGCGTGAGCTCACAAGGTCTTACCTAGACACACAGGATATGGAGCTTCTTCTGGAA GAAGTTATGAACATAGAGACCATTGAACAGTTGGAAGCTTTCATGTTGAAACATGGTGAGAACATTGTGGACCTCTTAGGGGCACAGGTGGACAGAATTGAAAGCAACTTAAAG